The Rhizobium sp. BT03 genome has a window encoding:
- a CDS encoding DUF982 domain-containing protein — translation MATEKWDSPVKVGFEDADARTVSGPFDALKCLADFWPNSRGLRYIKARSTCRAALDGRKSVEEARAEFLAAAEEAKLKLH, via the coding sequence ATGGCAACTGAAAAATGGGACAGCCCGGTCAAGGTCGGTTTCGAAGATGCCGACGCGCGAACGGTCAGCGGGCCGTTCGATGCGCTGAAATGCCTGGCGGATTTCTGGCCGAACTCGCGGGGGCTGCGTTATATCAAGGCGCGCAGCACCTGCCGGGCAGCACTCGATGGGCGCAAGAGCGTGGAGGAAGCACGAGCCGAATTCCTGGCTGCGGCCGAAGAGGCGAAGCTGAAGTTGCATTAG
- the galE gene encoding UDP-glucose 4-epimerase GalE, with amino-acid sequence MAVLVTGGAGYIGSHMVWALLDAGEDVVVLDRLSTGFRWAVAPAARFYLGDVADPDILKKIFIENDIEAIIHFAGSAVVPVSVADPLSYYDNNSGKTRALLSSSIKAGIRNFVFSSTAAVYGQQKSDLPVKETAVLNPENPYGQSKLMTEFMLRDAAAAYDFNYVALRYFNVAGADPDHRAGQSTSGATHLIKVACEAALGRRDSVSVYGIDYPTHDGTGVRDYIHVTDLVDAHLKALQHLRRDKGSLVANCGYGSGYSVLDVLNMVTRLHGHSFKIHMAPRRAGDSASVVADASLARQVLGWKPRHDSLETIVQSSLDWELFLANRNVDDLHSIHRALAAASF; translated from the coding sequence ATGGCGGTTTTGGTGACGGGCGGCGCCGGATATATCGGCAGTCACATGGTTTGGGCGCTGCTCGATGCGGGTGAGGATGTGGTCGTGCTCGACCGCCTCTCCACGGGCTTTCGCTGGGCCGTGGCGCCGGCGGCGCGTTTCTATCTCGGCGACGTCGCCGATCCCGACATCTTGAAGAAGATCTTCATCGAGAACGACATCGAGGCGATCATCCACTTTGCCGGCTCCGCCGTCGTCCCGGTCTCGGTCGCCGATCCGCTCTCCTATTACGACAACAACTCGGGAAAGACCCGCGCGCTGCTGAGCTCCTCGATCAAGGCCGGCATCCGCAACTTCGTCTTCTCCTCGACGGCGGCCGTCTACGGTCAGCAGAAGAGCGACCTGCCGGTGAAGGAGACGGCCGTCCTCAATCCGGAAAATCCTTACGGCCAGTCGAAGCTGATGACCGAATTCATGCTGCGCGATGCCGCCGCCGCCTATGATTTCAACTATGTCGCGCTTCGCTACTTCAACGTCGCCGGCGCCGATCCCGATCACCGCGCCGGCCAGTCGACCTCAGGCGCCACCCACCTGATCAAGGTTGCCTGCGAGGCAGCGCTCGGCAGGCGCGACAGCGTCAGCGTCTATGGTATCGATTATCCCACCCATGACGGCACCGGCGTGCGCGACTACATCCATGTCACCGATCTTGTCGATGCCCATCTGAAAGCGCTGCAGCACCTGCGCAGGGACAAGGGTTCGCTCGTCGCCAATTGCGGTTATGGCAGCGGCTATTCCGTGCTCGACGTCTTGAACATGGTCACCCGCCTGCACGGCCATTCCTTCAAGATCCACATGGCGCCGCGCCGCGCCGGCGATTCGGCGAGCGTCGTCGCCGACGCTTCGCTCGCCCGGCAGGTGCTCGGCTGGAAGCCCAGGCACGATTCGCTGGAAACCATCGTGCAAAGCTCGCTCGACTGGGAACTCTTCCTGGCGAACAGAAATGTCGACGACCTGCACAGCATCCACCGGGCACTCGCAGCCGCTTCCTTCTGA
- a CDS encoding BON domain-containing protein, whose protein sequence is MTGFPVFPDHDEPGRQGHGDAATRASVESALHAAADLDAEEITVGMLGSYVILDGFVRRRGDVERAVAIAESIVGRSYVHSRLLRR, encoded by the coding sequence GTGACCGGGTTTCCTGTATTCCCCGACCATGACGAACCCGGCCGGCAGGGCCATGGCGATGCGGCGACACGCGCTTCGGTGGAGAGCGCTCTTCATGCCGCCGCAGATCTCGACGCTGAGGAGATTACCGTCGGCATGCTCGGTTCCTATGTCATTCTCGACGGTTTCGTGCGCCGGCGCGGCGATGTCGAGCGGGCGGTCGCGATCGCCGAGAGCATCGTCGGCCGAAGTTATGTCCATAGTCGCCTGTTGCGGCGCTGA
- a CDS encoding pyridoxal phosphate-dependent aminotransferase, with the protein MSIVKSLSPRALAAPESGIVEVVNYARGREGLLPLWVGEGDLPTPDFISRAAMDALASGETFYTWQRGIPELRQALSDYYFRHFGHWLPVEHFYVTGSGMQAIQIAVQTMTSPGDEFVYLTPAWPNIAAALEIAGARSVGVELQFEGGKWAVDLDRVEAAITPKTRGIFVNTPSNPTGWTATKKDLADMLALARRHDLWIMADEIYALYYFAGGRAPSFLDVMEPDDKIVFVNSFSKNWSMTGWRVGWIVAPPEMGQVLENLIQYSTSGVAQFMQKGAVAALDQGDDFVRANIAKAARSRDILCDALVATNRVETLKPDGALYAFLKIDGVTDSRSAAIDIVDKTGVGLAPGTAFGAGGELFLRACFLRDPAQVAVAAERLCDYILKR; encoded by the coding sequence ATGTCGATTGTGAAGAGCCTCAGCCCGCGCGCCTTGGCGGCGCCAGAAAGCGGGATCGTCGAAGTCGTCAATTATGCCCGCGGCCGCGAAGGCCTGCTGCCTCTCTGGGTGGGGGAAGGCGACCTGCCAACGCCGGATTTCATCAGCCGGGCGGCGATGGACGCGCTTGCTTCAGGCGAGACCTTCTACACCTGGCAGCGCGGCATTCCCGAGCTTCGCCAGGCGCTTTCGGATTATTACTTCAGGCATTTCGGACACTGGCTTCCGGTCGAGCATTTCTATGTCACCGGCTCCGGCATGCAGGCGATCCAGATCGCCGTGCAGACGATGACCTCGCCGGGTGACGAATTCGTCTATCTCACCCCCGCCTGGCCGAATATCGCCGCAGCCCTGGAGATCGCGGGTGCGCGCTCCGTCGGCGTCGAACTGCAGTTCGAAGGCGGCAAATGGGCGGTCGATCTCGACCGCGTCGAAGCCGCCATCACGCCGAAGACCAGGGGCATCTTCGTCAACACGCCGTCGAACCCGACGGGCTGGACGGCGACGAAAAAGGATCTGGCCGATATGCTGGCGCTGGCCCGCCGGCACGACCTCTGGATCATGGCGGATGAAATCTACGCCCTCTATTATTTTGCCGGCGGCCGGGCGCCCTCTTTCCTCGATGTGATGGAGCCCGACGATAAGATCGTCTTCGTCAATTCCTTTTCGAAGAACTGGTCGATGACCGGCTGGCGCGTCGGCTGGATCGTCGCCCCGCCCGAGATGGGGCAGGTGCTCGAAAACCTGATCCAGTATTCGACATCAGGTGTCGCCCAGTTCATGCAGAAGGGCGCCGTCGCAGCCCTTGATCAGGGCGACGATTTCGTGCGCGCCAATATCGCCAAGGCGGCCCGTTCCCGCGATATCCTCTGCGATGCGCTTGTCGCCACCAACCGTGTCGAAACGCTGAAGCCGGACGGCGCGCTTTACGCCTTCCTGAAGATCGACGGCGTCACCGACAGCCGCAGCGCTGCCATCGACATCGTCGACAAGACAGGCGTCGGCCTTGCCCCCGGAACCGCGTTCGGTGCCGGCGGCGAACTCTTCCTGCGCGCCTGTTTTCTGCGCGACCCCGCCCAGGTGGCGGTCGCCGCCGAGCGTCTCTGCGATTATATCCTCAAGCGCTGA
- the murA gene encoding UDP-N-acetylglucosamine 1-carboxyvinyltransferase, protein MDRIRIVGGNELNGIIPISGAKNAALPLMIASLLTSDTLTLENVPHLADVELLMRILGNHGVDVAVNGRRERQEDSYARTIHFTCRTIVDTTASYELVSKMRASFWVIGPLLAREGHCRVSLPGGCAIGTRPVDLFIEGLTALGATMEIDAGYINAKAPNGGLIGARYTFPKVSVGATHVLMMAATLARGTTVIGNAAREPEVVDLANCLNAMGAKISGAGTATITIEGVTSLSGARHRVLPDRIETGTYAMAVAMAGGDVVLENTDVALLDTALETLRRAGADISSTNNGMRVRRNGAGIKPVDIVTDPFPGFPTDLQAQFMALMTRSSGISHVTETIFENRFMHVQELARLGARITLSGQTAKIEGVQRLRGAPVMATDLRASVSLVIAGLAAEGETTVSRVYHLDRGFERLEEKLTRCGAVVERISE, encoded by the coding sequence ATGGATCGTATCAGAATCGTCGGCGGTAATGAGCTGAATGGCATCATTCCGATTTCCGGCGCCAAGAATGCCGCACTGCCGCTGATGATCGCCTCGCTTCTGACCAGCGATACGCTGACGTTGGAAAACGTGCCGCATCTGGCCGATGTCGAACTGCTGATGCGCATCCTCGGCAATCACGGCGTCGATGTCGCCGTCAACGGCCGCCGCGAGCGCCAGGAGGATTCCTACGCCCGCACGATCCATTTCACCTGCCGCACCATCGTCGATACCACCGCTTCCTACGAGCTGGTCTCGAAGATGCGCGCCTCCTTCTGGGTCATCGGCCCGCTGCTGGCGCGCGAGGGCCACTGCCGCGTGTCGCTGCCGGGCGGCTGCGCCATCGGCACGCGTCCCGTCGATCTCTTCATCGAGGGCCTGACGGCGCTCGGCGCCACCATGGAAATCGACGCCGGTTACATCAACGCCAAGGCGCCGAATGGCGGCCTGATCGGTGCGCGCTACACCTTCCCGAAAGTCTCCGTCGGCGCCACCCATGTGCTGATGATGGCGGCAACGCTTGCCCGCGGCACGACGGTCATCGGCAATGCCGCCCGCGAGCCTGAGGTCGTCGATCTCGCCAACTGCCTGAACGCCATGGGCGCCAAGATCTCGGGCGCCGGCACCGCGACCATCACCATCGAAGGTGTCACCTCGCTCTCCGGCGCCCGCCACCGCGTGCTGCCGGATCGCATCGAGACCGGCACCTATGCCATGGCGGTTGCCATGGCCGGCGGCGACGTCGTGCTCGAAAATACCGATGTGGCGCTGCTCGACACCGCGCTGGAGACGCTCCGCCGCGCCGGCGCCGACATCTCGTCGACCAACAACGGCATGCGCGTCAGGCGCAACGGCGCCGGCATCAAGCCGGTCGATATCGTCACCGATCCCTTTCCGGGCTTCCCGACCGACCTGCAGGCGCAGTTCATGGCGCTGATGACCCGCTCCTCCGGCATCTCGCACGTCACCGAGACCATCTTCGAAAACCGCTTCATGCACGTGCAGGAGCTTGCCCGCCTCGGCGCCAGGATCACGCTGTCCGGCCAGACGGCGAAGATCGAGGGTGTCCAGCGCCTGCGCGGCGCGCCCGTCATGGCGACCGATCTGCGCGCTTCCGTTTCGCTCGTCATCGCCGGCCTTGCCGCCGAGGGCGAAACCACGGTCTCCCGCGTCTATCACCTCGACCGCGGTTTCGAGCGGCTCGAGGAAAAGCTGACCCGCTGCGGCGCCGTCGTCGAGCGCATCAGCGAGTAA
- a CDS encoding DUF2948 family protein, with protein MTDLKLVALDDEDLAIISAHMQDSVFKVGDIDWSPRDAQFALAVNRFVWEGAERKRRGFERRRAALVFKRVLAVRSLGIDRGKRDEVLSLLALRFEQKGEGPEGTIELSLSGTASIALDVECIEVQLADIGGAWEASSKPRHR; from the coding sequence ATGACCGACCTGAAGCTTGTTGCGCTCGATGACGAGGACCTCGCGATCATTTCCGCGCATATGCAGGACAGCGTCTTCAAGGTCGGTGATATCGACTGGTCGCCGCGCGACGCGCAGTTCGCCCTTGCCGTCAATCGTTTCGTCTGGGAAGGTGCCGAGCGCAAGCGCCGGGGTTTCGAGCGTCGCCGCGCCGCCCTGGTGTTCAAGCGGGTGCTGGCCGTGCGCTCGCTCGGCATCGACCGCGGCAAACGCGACGAGGTGCTGTCGCTGCTGGCGCTGCGTTTCGAGCAGAAGGGCGAGGGGCCGGAGGGCACGATCGAGCTGTCGCTGTCCGGCACCGCCTCGATTGCGCTCGATGTCGAATGCATCGAGGTGCAGCTCGCCGATATCGGCGG
- the mscL gene encoding large conductance mechanosensitive channel protein MscL, protein MLNEFKAFIARGNVMDLAVGVIIGGAFGGIVKSLVDDLIMPIVGAIFGGFDFSNYFLPLSSAVNAPTLAAARAQGAVFAYGSFLTVLINFLILAWIIFLMVKGVNTLRAQVERKEKAAPEELPPPPADVQLLTEIRDLLATRPTA, encoded by the coding sequence ATGCTCAACGAATTCAAAGCCTTTATCGCCCGCGGCAATGTCATGGATTTGGCGGTCGGCGTCATCATCGGCGGCGCCTTCGGTGGCATTGTCAAATCTCTGGTCGACGACCTCATCATGCCGATCGTCGGCGCCATTTTCGGCGGCTTCGATTTTTCGAATTATTTCCTGCCGCTCTCCTCGGCCGTCAACGCGCCGACACTGGCAGCCGCCCGCGCGCAAGGGGCGGTGTTTGCCTATGGCAGCTTCCTCACCGTGCTCATCAACTTCCTGATCCTTGCCTGGATCATCTTCCTGATGGTCAAGGGCGTGAACACCCTGCGTGCCCAGGTCGAGCGCAAGGAAAAGGCCGCACCGGAGGAACTGCCCCCGCCGCCGGCAGACGTTCAGCTGCTCACGGAAATCCGCGATCTTCTGGCCACACGCCCGACGGCTTGA
- a CDS encoding ATP-dependent helicase — MYLEKLNPQQRMAVEHGTLTDGSHIAGPLLVIAGAGSGKTNTLAHRVAHLIVKGADPRRILLMTFSRRAAAEMARRVERICRDVLGANAGIMADALNWSGTFHGIGARLLRDYAQQIGLDADFTIHDREDSADLMNLIRHDLGFSKTESRFPAKGTCLAIYSRAVNSETALDQVLRDAFPWCAAWEKQLRELFACYVEAKQSQNVLDYDDLLLYWAQMVGESVIAEDISSRFDHVLVDEYQDTNRLQASILMALKPQGQGLTVVGDDAQSIYSFRAATVRNILDFPAAFSPPANIVTLDRNYRSTQPILTAANAVIDLASERFTKNLWTERQSSERPRLVTVRDEAEQARYVADMVLDNREEGLKLKQQAVLFRASHHSGPLEVELTRRNIPFVKFGGLKFLDSAHVKDMLAALRFAQNPRDRVAGFRLMQILPGVGPSTAQKALDLMAEDASPITALAEMPAPPRSGEDWTAFVSMLQEMKAGKAGWPAEIELARQWYAPHLERLHEDAATRQADLLQLEQIAGGYASRERFLTELTLDPPDATSDQAGVPLLDEDYLILSTIHSAKGQEWTRVFMLNVVDGCIPSDLAVGASAEIEEERRLLYVAMTRARDSLDLVVPQRFFTYGQNAQGDRHVYASRSRFIPATLLQFFEACSWPQVKSETAAQAHVRQMRIDVGARMRGMWR; from the coding sequence ATGTATCTCGAAAAGCTCAATCCCCAGCAGCGCATGGCCGTCGAGCATGGCACGCTCACCGACGGCAGCCATATTGCCGGGCCGCTGCTGGTCATTGCCGGCGCCGGTTCGGGCAAGACGAATACGCTGGCGCATCGGGTCGCCCATCTGATCGTCAAGGGCGCCGATCCGCGCCGCATCCTGCTGATGACCTTCTCGCGGCGGGCCGCCGCCGAGATGGCGCGCCGCGTCGAGCGCATCTGCCGCGATGTGCTGGGTGCAAATGCCGGTATCATGGCCGATGCGCTCAACTGGTCCGGCACCTTCCACGGCATCGGCGCGCGGCTGTTGCGCGATTATGCCCAGCAGATCGGCCTCGATGCCGATTTCACCATTCACGACCGCGAAGACAGCGCCGACCTGATGAACCTCATCCGGCACGATCTCGGTTTCTCCAAAACGGAAAGCCGGTTTCCAGCCAAGGGCACCTGCCTTGCCATCTATAGCAGGGCGGTGAATTCGGAGACGGCGCTCGACCAGGTGCTGCGCGACGCTTTTCCCTGGTGCGCGGCCTGGGAGAAACAGCTGCGCGAGCTTTTCGCCTGCTACGTCGAGGCCAAGCAGAGCCAGAACGTGCTCGATTACGACGACCTGCTGCTCTACTGGGCGCAAATGGTCGGCGAGAGCGTGATCGCCGAGGATATAAGCAGCCGCTTCGACCATGTGCTCGTCGACGAATATCAGGACACCAACCGGTTGCAGGCCTCGATCCTGATGGCGCTGAAGCCCCAAGGCCAGGGGCTGACGGTCGTCGGCGACGATGCGCAGTCGATCTATTCCTTCCGGGCAGCGACGGTGCGCAACATTCTCGACTTTCCCGCCGCCTTCAGCCCGCCCGCCAATATCGTCACGCTCGACCGCAACTATCGCTCGACGCAGCCGATCCTGACAGCCGCCAACGCCGTCATCGATCTTGCCTCCGAGCGCTTCACCAAAAATCTGTGGACCGAGCGGCAATCCTCCGAGCGGCCGCGCCTGGTCACGGTACGCGACGAGGCCGAGCAGGCACGTTATGTCGCCGACATGGTGCTCGACAATCGCGAGGAAGGCCTCAAGCTCAAGCAGCAGGCGGTGTTGTTCCGCGCCTCGCATCACAGCGGGCCGCTGGAGGTCGAGCTGACCCGGCGCAACATTCCCTTCGTCAAATTCGGGGGGCTGAAATTTCTCGACAGCGCCCATGTCAAGGACATGCTGGCCGCCCTTCGCTTCGCGCAGAACCCGCGCGACCGGGTGGCGGGCTTCCGGCTGATGCAGATCCTGCCGGGTGTTGGGCCGTCGACGGCGCAGAAGGCGCTCGACCTGATGGCCGAGGACGCGAGCCCGATAACGGCGCTGGCCGAAATGCCGGCGCCGCCGCGCTCCGGCGAGGACTGGACGGCATTCGTTTCCATGCTGCAGGAGATGAAGGCGGGCAAGGCCGGCTGGCCGGCGGAAATAGAGCTGGCACGGCAATGGTATGCGCCGCATCTGGAACGGCTGCACGAGGATGCGGCGACCCGGCAGGCCGATCTCCTGCAGCTCGAGCAGATTGCCGGCGGTTATGCCTCGCGCGAACGTTTCCTCACCGAGCTGACGCTCGATCCGCCGGATGCGACCAGCGACCAGGCCGGCGTGCCGCTGCTCGACGAGGACTATCTCATCCTCTCGACCATTCATTCGGCCAAGGGCCAGGAATGGACGAGGGTCTTCATGCTGAATGTCGTCGACGGCTGCATTCCGAGCGATCTCGCCGTCGGCGCCAGCGCCGAAATCGAGGAGGAGCGCCGGCTGCTCTACGTGGCGATGACCCGTGCCCGCGACAGCCTCGACCTCGTCGTGCCGCAACGCTTCTTCACCTACGGGCAGAATGCGCAGGGCGACCGGCACGTCTATGCCTCGCGCAGCCGCTTCATTCCGGCAACACTGCTGCAATTCTTCGAGGCCTGCAGCTGGCCGCAGGTGAAATCGGAGACCGCCGCGCAAGCGCATGTGCGGCAGATGCGCATCGATGTCGGCGCCCGCATGCGCGGCATGTGGCGATAA
- a CDS encoding bifunctional diguanylate cyclase/phosphodiesterase, which produces MRNFLASLRLQKDNPTFLTAQFQALSSQIPILYVLLIINALAVAITHLQSAPLWLSCYIPVGLSIVCIFRLCWWETRGKDITAERAYRLMKVTIAGACILCVAFGGWAIALYQYGDAYQQGQIAYFLVVTGISCIFCLMHLPLAAVLTTVITFSAMVVTFMFSGNPVFVATAVSGLFLILPFLRVIDSYFQNFVGLVRMTEELKQKRAEAEELNLVNSRNALHDQLTGLANRRSFFLSLEQRLQKHPSRPPVIGILDLDGFKPVNDVFGHAAGDLVLKETARRFSALVGEEGIVSRLGGDEFGIIFPCSMTRQAIADLGQALCAAVRDPFEIPDGSVRVFGSCGIVYPDAGQYTAEDLYEKADFALYQVKSKRSSGVEFFSAEHEKILTQRYLIELELQAGDFARELKLDYQPIVELKSGRVVGYEALARWDSARFGRISPEAFIPAAERTAVIGRMTRILFAKALEALAIIPRHLKLSFNLSARDICDHETSMALLGMINRSGIDPRRIEFEITETALLSDFDTADQVISMLRAAGISIALDDFGTGYSSLSHIHRLGFDKLKIDKAFVMNFDRDARCMNITRSVASLCQNLGIASVAEGVESEAIAEGLKAMGVRLAQGYHFSRPLPLELAIDYAARCEAAASARDSLSA; this is translated from the coding sequence ATGAGGAACTTTCTAGCCTCGCTGAGGCTGCAAAAAGACAATCCGACTTTTCTGACGGCGCAGTTCCAGGCCCTGTCGTCGCAGATCCCCATTCTCTATGTTCTCTTGATCATCAATGCCCTTGCGGTGGCGATCACCCATCTCCAATCCGCGCCTCTCTGGCTCTCCTGTTATATTCCGGTCGGCTTGAGCATCGTCTGTATTTTCCGGCTCTGCTGGTGGGAGACCAGGGGCAAGGACATCACTGCCGAGCGGGCCTACCGGCTGATGAAGGTCACCATAGCGGGCGCCTGCATCCTGTGCGTTGCCTTCGGCGGCTGGGCGATCGCGCTCTATCAATATGGCGATGCGTACCAGCAGGGCCAGATCGCCTATTTCCTGGTCGTCACCGGGATTTCCTGCATCTTCTGCCTGATGCATCTGCCGCTGGCGGCGGTGCTGACCACTGTTATCACCTTCTCGGCCATGGTCGTGACCTTCATGTTCTCGGGCAATCCGGTTTTCGTCGCGACCGCCGTCAGCGGTCTTTTCCTGATCCTGCCCTTTCTCCGGGTGATCGACAGCTATTTCCAGAACTTCGTCGGCCTCGTGCGAATGACCGAGGAGTTGAAGCAGAAGCGGGCGGAAGCCGAAGAGCTGAACCTCGTCAACAGCCGCAACGCCCTGCACGACCAGCTGACCGGCCTTGCCAACCGCCGCAGTTTCTTTCTCTCGCTGGAACAGCGGCTGCAGAAGCACCCGTCTCGGCCACCCGTCATCGGCATTCTCGATCTCGATGGCTTCAAGCCCGTCAACGATGTCTTCGGCCATGCCGCCGGCGATCTCGTGCTCAAGGAGACCGCCCGCCGTTTCAGCGCGCTGGTCGGCGAAGAGGGCATCGTCTCCCGTCTCGGCGGCGATGAATTCGGCATCATCTTCCCCTGTTCGATGACACGCCAGGCAATCGCCGATCTCGGCCAGGCGCTCTGCGCCGCCGTCCGCGATCCTTTCGAAATCCCCGATGGCTCGGTTCGCGTTTTCGGTTCCTGCGGCATCGTCTATCCCGACGCCGGCCAATACACCGCCGAAGATCTCTACGAGAAAGCCGATTTTGCCCTCTACCAGGTCAAGAGCAAGCGCAGCAGCGGCGTCGAATTCTTTTCAGCCGAGCACGAGAAGATCCTGACGCAGCGCTACCTGATCGAACTCGAGCTGCAGGCAGGCGATTTCGCCCGGGAATTGAAACTCGACTATCAGCCGATCGTCGAATTGAAGAGCGGCCGTGTCGTCGGTTACGAGGCGCTCGCTCGCTGGGACAGCGCCCGCTTCGGCCGCATCAGCCCCGAAGCTTTCATTCCCGCCGCCGAGCGCACCGCCGTGATCGGCCGGATGACGCGCATCCTCTTTGCCAAGGCTCTCGAAGCGCTGGCGATCATTCCCCGCCACCTCAAACTCTCCTTCAATCTTTCGGCGCGCGATATCTGCGACCACGAGACCTCGATGGCGCTGCTTGGCATGATCAACCGCTCCGGCATCGATCCCCGGCGCATCGAGTTCGAGATCACCGAGACGGCGCTGCTTTCCGATTTCGACACCGCCGACCAGGTCATCTCAATGCTGCGCGCTGCCGGCATCTCGATCGCGCTCGACGATTTCGGCACCGGCTATTCGAGCCTCAGCCATATCCACCGTCTCGGCTTCGACAAGCTGAAGATCGACAAGGCCTTCGTGATGAATTTCGATCGCGACGCCCGCTGCATGAACATCACCCGTTCGGTCGCCAGTCTCTGCCAGAATCTCGGCATTGCCTCCGTCGCCGAAGGCGTCGAAAGCGAGGCGATCGCCGAGGGCTTGAAGGCGATGGGCGTTCGCCTGGCGCAGGGCTATCACTTCTCGCGGCCGCTGCCGCTGGAGCTTGCCATCGATTACGCCGCCCGCTGCGAGGCCGCGGCCTCCGCCCGGGATTCGCTGTCTGCCTGA
- a CDS encoding enoyl-CoA hydratase/isomerase family protein has product MQDGEVIIERQGTAGIIRLNRPRALNSLTLPMIRMITDALDGFADDAAVASVVATGEGERGFCAGGDIRALHESARAGDGLAGTFWREEFRLNHLIAVYPKPYVALMDGITMGGGVGLSSHGRHRIVTERTRLAMPESGIGYVPDVGATWLLPKAPGEAGTWLGLTGLDIGAADAIHAGLADLQIASSRLGAVIEALSALPRGSASSDVDTLLRGLAEPAGESRLRQNAAMIDRAFRFDSVEQILAALAGEEGDFAAETRRVLLTRSPTSLKLALALLRAGRRSASLAECLGRELGACLQMLDNPDFFEGIRAAVIDKDRNPKWSPASVEAVEAAMVERFLKPAEPPLSL; this is encoded by the coding sequence ATGCAGGACGGCGAAGTCATTATCGAGCGGCAGGGCACTGCCGGCATCATCCGGCTCAACCGGCCGCGGGCGTTGAACAGCCTGACGCTGCCGATGATCCGGATGATCACCGACGCGCTTGATGGCTTTGCCGATGATGCCGCAGTGGCGAGTGTCGTGGCGACGGGCGAGGGCGAACGCGGCTTCTGCGCCGGCGGCGATATCCGCGCCCTGCATGAGAGCGCCCGCGCCGGCGACGGCCTCGCCGGAACCTTCTGGCGGGAAGAATTCCGCCTCAACCACCTGATCGCCGTCTATCCCAAACCCTATGTCGCGCTGATGGACGGCATCACCATGGGCGGTGGCGTCGGCCTCTCCTCGCACGGCCGCCACCGCATCGTCACCGAGCGCACTCGGCTTGCCATGCCCGAAAGCGGCATCGGCTATGTCCCCGATGTCGGCGCCACCTGGCTGCTGCCGAAGGCGCCCGGCGAGGCCGGAACATGGCTCGGCCTGACCGGGCTCGATATCGGTGCCGCCGACGCGATCCATGCCGGGCTTGCCGATCTGCAGATCGCCTCGTCGCGGCTCGGCGCGGTGATCGAGGCGCTGTCGGCCCTGCCGCGCGGCAGCGCGTCCAGCGATGTCGATACCCTCTTGCGGGGGCTTGCGGAGCCTGCCGGAGAAAGCCGGCTCAGGCAGAATGCGGCGATGATCGATCGCGCCTTTCGTTTCGACAGCGTCGAGCAGATCCTGGCAGCCCTTGCCGGGGAGGAGGGCGACTTCGCCGCCGAGACCCGCCGGGTGCTGCTGACACGTTCGCCGACCAGCCTGAAACTCGCTTTGGCGCTGCTGAGAGCCGGCCGCCGCAGCGCCTCGCTTGCCGAGTGCCTCGGCCGCGAACTCGGCGCCTGCCTGCAGATGCTGGATAATCCGGATTTCTTCGAAGGCATCCGCGCCGCCGTCATCGACAAGGACCGCAATCCGAAATGGTCGCCGGCAAGTGTCGAGGCCGTCGAGGCGGCAATGGTCGAGCGTTTCCTGAAACCGGCCGAACCGCCACTATCTCTCTGA